One Peromyscus leucopus breed LL Stock chromosome 2, UCI_PerLeu_2.1, whole genome shotgun sequence DNA window includes the following coding sequences:
- the Creb3 gene encoding cyclic AMP-responsive element-binding protein 3 yields the protein MDPGGQDQLALDPGDQDLLGFLLEESGDLWPANEQDVEAPLDLELSPSENSVQELSDWEVEDLLSSLLSPSASLDVLSSSSSSIRHDHNYSLPQEHVSIDLDIGSYEKEGFRVTPLRVEETAAEQEISRLMLTEEEKRLLEKEGLTLPSTLPLTKVEEQVLKRVRRKIRNKRAAQESRKKKKVYVGGLESRVLKYTAQNQELQNKVQLLEEQNLSLLEQLRRLQALVVEIANKSSSGSTCVLVLLFSFCLLLVPAMYSSDTRGSVPAEYVVLHRQLRALPSEDRPQTKLPAQRSEFPKDSTTRLLGSSEHRLQASGNFSCLLYHVPQEEPPQHWPLDGSSETPFSGSNPPPQANLSKKQGWLPPHSPPSVLLQGRYSG from the exons ATGGATCCTGGTGGTCAGGACCAGCTAGCTTTGGATCCTGGTGATCAGGACCTGCTGGGCTTCCTGCTAGAGGAAAGCGGAGATTTGTGGCCTGCGAACGAGCAGGACGTGGAGGCTCCGCTGGACTTGGAGCTGTCGCCTTCCGAG AACTCCGTGCAAGAACTGAGCGACTGGGAGGTAGAGGATTTACTGAGCTCTCTGCTCAGTCCCTCGGCATCGCTGGAtgttctcagctcctccagctcttccattcGCCATGATCACAACTATTCCCTCCCACAGGAACATGTCTCCATAGATCTAG ATATTGGGAGCTACGAAAAGGAGGGGTTCCGCGTGACTCCACTGCGTGTGGAGgaaacagcagcagagcag GAGATTTCTAGGCTGAtgctgactgaggaagagaagaggctCTTGGAGAAGGAGGGGCTTACCCTGCCCTCAACTCTTCCCCTCACTAAG GTGGAGGAACAGGTTCTCAAACGAGTGCGGAGAAAGATTCGAAACAAGAGAGCTGCTCAGGAAAGCCGCAAGAAGAAGAAGGTGTATGTAGGAGGGCTGGAGAGCAG GGTCTTGAAATACACAGCCCAGAATCAGGAGCTACAGAACAAAGTACAgcttctagaggaacagaatct gTCCCTTCTAGAGCAGCTGAGGAGACTTCAGGCCTTGGTTGTTGAGATAGCCAACAAATCCAGCAGCGGCAGCACCTGTGTCCTG gtccttctcttttctttctgtcttcttcttgttCCTGCCATGTACTCCTCAGACACCAGGGGGAGCGTGCCCGCTGAGTATGTCG TGTTGCACCGTCAGCTTCGTGCCCTCCCCAGTGAGGACCGCCCTCAGACCAAGCTGCCTGCCCAGCGGTCAGAGTTTCCGAAGGACAGCACAACCCGGCTGCTGGGCAGCTCCGAACACAGGCTCCAGGCCTCCGGCAACTTTTCCTGCCTGCTCTACCACGTGCCCCAGGAAGAGCCACCCCAGCACTGGCCCCTTGATGGTTCCTCAGAGACCCCCTTCTCAGGCTCCAACCCTCCCCCGCAGGCAAATCTCTCAAAGAAACAGGGGTGGCTGCCTCCCCACAGCCCCCCTTCTGTCCTCCTGCAGGGCAGGTATTCAGGTTAG
- the Gba2 gene encoding non-lysosomal glucosylceramidase, which produces MGGLCISKFCPWSVQVSCAAGTGACVVTLLSTMPFTPEPGQSTSFLAGVSLLPAARSHLSCHMTTSCLPVGVFVWDVENEGDEALDVSIMFSMRNGLGGEEDAPGGLWNEPFCLDRDGKTVRGLLLHHPSPPNPYTMAVAARCTADTTVTHITAFDPDSTGQQVWQDLLQDGQLDSPAGQSTPSQKGEGVAGAVCVSSKLPPRGRCCLEFALAWDMPRIMFGAKGQVHYRRYTRFFGSDGDAAPALSHYALCQYADWEKRISAWQSPVLDDRSLPAWYKSALFNELYFLADGGTVWLEVPEDSLPEELGGSMHQLRPILQDYGRFGYLEGQEYRMYNTYDVHFYASFALVMLWPKLELSLQYDMALATFKEDLTRRRYLMSGVVAPVKRRNVIPHDIGDPDDEPWLRVNAYLIHDTADWKDLNLKFVLQVYRDYYLTGDQGFLKDMWPVCLAVMESEMQFDKDQDGLIENGGYADQTYDGWVTTGPSAYCGGLWLAAVAVMVQMAVLCGAQDVQDKFSSILCRGREAYERLLWNGRYYNYDSSSQPQSRSVMSDQCAGQWFLRACGLGEGDTEVFPTLHVVRALQTIFELNVQAFAGGAMGAVNGMQPHGVPDRSSVQSDEVWVGVVYGLAATMIQEGLTWEGFRTAEGCYRTVWERLGLAFQTPEAYCQQRVFRSLAYMRPLSIWAMQLALQQQQQQQQQQQQQKGGGQSLSSHRAQD; this is translated from the exons ATGGGCGGACTGTGTATCAGCAAGTTCTGTCCGTGGAGCGTCCAAGTGTCCTGCGCAGCTGGAACTGGGGCCTGTGTGGTCACTTTGCTTTCTACCATGCCCTTTACCCCCGAGCCTGGACAGTCTACCAGCTTCCTGGCAGGGGTGTCACTCTTACCTGCCGCCAGGTCACACCTATCTTGCCACATGACTACCAG CTGCCTCCCTGTAGGAGTCTTTGTGTGGGATGTAGAAAACGAAGGAGATGAAGCTCTGGATGTGTCCATCATGTTCTCTATGCGGAATGGACTAGGGGGTGAAGAAGATGCACCAGGAGGGTTGTGGAATGAGCCCTTCTGTCTGGACCGGGATGGGAAGACTGTGCGGGGCCTACTCCTGCATCACCCCAGCCCCCCGAACCCCTACACCATGGCTGTGGCTGCACGCTGCACG GCAGACACCACGGTGACCCACATCACAGCCTTCGACCCTGACAGCACTGGGCAGCAGGTGTGGCAGGACCTACTTCAGGATGGACAGCTGGACTCCCCTGCTG GCCAAAGCACCCCCTCGCAGAAAGGAGAGGGTGTTGCTGGGGCTGTCTGTGTCTCCAGCAAGCTGCCACCACGGGGCCGGTGCTGCCTGGAGTTTGCACTGGCTTGGGACATGCCCAGGATCATGTTTGGAGCTAAGGGCCAAGTCCACTACAG GCGCTACACACGGTTCTTTGGTTCAGATGGTGATGCGGCACCTGCCCTGAGCCACTACGCACTGTGCCAATATGCAGACTGGGAGAAGAGAATCTCCGCATGGCAGAGCCCAGTACTGGATGACAG ATCCTTGCCTGCCTGGTACAAATCTGCACTGTTCAATGAATTATACTTCCTGGCTGATGGAGGCACAGTATGGCTGGAAGTTCCTGAAGACTCTCTCCCAGAGGAGCTGGGAGGCAGCATGCATCAGCTCCGCCCCATCCTGCAGGACTATGGGCGATTTGGCTATCTTGAGG GCCAGGAGTATCGCATGTACAACACATATGATGTCCACTTTTATGCTTCTTTTGCCCTTGTCATGCTGTGGCCCAAACTTGAGCTCAGTCTACAGTACGATATGG CTCTGGCCACTTTCAAGGAGGACCTGACACGGCGACGGTACCTCATGAGTGGCGTGGTGGCGCCTGTGAAAAGGAGGAACGTTATCCCTCATGACATCGGGGACCCAG ATGACGAGCCATGGCTCCGGGTCAATGCATATTTGATTCATGACACCGCCGACTGGAAGGACCTGAACCTCAAGTTTGTGCTGCAAGTTTACCGGGACTACTACCTGACAGGTGACCAAGGCTTCCTGAAGGACATGTGGCCTGTGTGTCTG GCTGTGATGGAGTCTGAAATGCAGTTTGATAAGGACCAGGATGGACTCATTGAGAATGGAGGCTACGCTGACCAGACCTATGATGGATGGGTTACCACAGGCCCCAG TGCTTACTGTGGAGGGCTGTGGCTGGCCGCCGTGGCTGTGATGGTTCAGATGGCTGTTCTGTGTGGGGCCCAGGATGTCCAGGATAAGTTTTCTTCCATTCTCTGCCGAGGCCGAGAAGCTTATGAGAGACTGCTCTGGAATG GTCGCTATTACAACTATGACAGCAGCTCCCAGCCTCAGTCCCGTAGTGTCATGTCTGACcagtgtgctgggcagtggttcCTCAGGGCCTGTGGCCTGGGAGAAGGAGACACTGAG GTATTTCCTACCCTGCATGTGGTCCGTGCTCTCCAAACCATCTTTGAGCTCAATGTCCAGGCCTTTGCAGGGGGAGCCATGGGGGCTGTGAATGGGATGCAGCCCCATGGTGTTCCTGATAGGTCCAGTGTGCAGTCGGATGAAGTTTGGGTGGGTGTGGTCTACGGGCTGGCAGCCACCATGATTCAAGAG GGTCTGACTTGGGAAGGTTTCCGGACAGCTGAAGGCTGTTACCGCACTGTATGGGAACGCCTGGGCCTGGCTTTCCAGACCCCAGAGGCATACTGCCAGCAGCGAGTGTTCCGCTCACTGGCCTACATGCGGCCGCTGAGCATCTGGGCCATGCAGCtggccctgcagcagcagcagcagcagcagcagcagcagcagcagcagaagggcGGCGGCCAGTCGCTGTCCTCACACAGAGCACAGGACTAA